The following is a genomic window from Desulfitibacter alkalitolerans DSM 16504.
GTCAAAAAGCAGCCTGTTAAGTCTCTATCAGAGCTTAATGATCTGTATTTTGCCTGGATGAAGGTTGAGTATGATGATAAGCTCCACTCGTCTATTGGTATGTCACCTAAAAAAAGGTGGGATGAGTCATTAAATGCAGGCAATAAGCTTAGGTTCTTTTCACCTGTAGAGCTTGAAGAGATTTTTTTGCATGCATCTAAGCGTGTTGTAAACAAGTATGGCATTATTTCCTTTGAAGGTAATACCTATGAAGCTCCAGTTGAGCTTGTCAGTAAAGAGGTGGTTGTAAGGTATAACCCCTTCCATCTTGATTATCTGCATGTATATTACATGGATAAATACTTTGGTGCTGCTAAGATTATTGATTTACAGACCAAAAGGCATAAAAGCGTTGGGACAATACCTGAAGAATCTGGCTATGAAAGCAAGATATCAAAGATGTATTTTGAAAACATTAAAAGCAATTACCAAAGGTATCTAGAAAAACAGCTAGAGCTTGATATTGATAAGGATGTTATAGGTGAAAACAAAGAAGCCGCCGGAAGCCTCGAAGCTCACCCTATAAGGCCCCAAAAGGAAGTAAAAATCACTCTTAACAGAGATGAGTTTATTGATATTGTCAAAAATGCTATTGGTATGGCTGAGCTTACATTTGCTGAAAAGGGGAAACTTAATGAGCTCTGGGATACT
Proteins encoded in this region:
- a CDS encoding Mu transposase C-terminal domain-containing protein; this encodes VKKQPVKSLSELNDLYFAWMKVEYDDKLHSSIGMSPKKRWDESLNAGNKLRFFSPVELEEIFLHASKRVVNKYGIISFEGNTYEAPVELVSKEVVVRYNPFHLDYLHVYYMDKYFGAAKIIDLQTKRHKSVGTIPEESGYESKISKMYFENIKSNYQRYLEKQLELDIDKDVIGENKEAAGSLEAHPIRPQKEVKITLNRDEFIDIVKNAIGMAELTFAEKGKLNELWDTFKEFNKEILISILDDLSKKTNDFNRNFLYYIASIRSNYLEKLAANERRNS